Proteins found in one Patescibacteria group bacterium genomic segment:
- a CDS encoding NYN domain-containing protein has product MLVKNNNYAFIDSQNLNLGIRDLGWRLDYKKFRIYLKEKYGVDKAYLFIGFLIENQNLYRSLQEYGYILIFKTVMKDCDGKAKGNVDANLVLQAMIDFNKYKKAVLVTSDGDFYCLADYLYKNNKLEIVISPNQGKCSVLLRKSAKEKIVFMNNLESKFSYIKKKHRLRTEP; this is encoded by the coding sequence ATGCTGGTAAAAAATAACAATTACGCATTTATTGATAGTCAAAATCTTAACTTAGGGATAAGGGATTTGGGCTGGAGGCTGGATTATAAAAAATTCAGGATTTACCTTAAGGAAAAATACGGCGTTGATAAAGCTTATCTATTTATTGGATTTTTGATTGAAAATCAAAATTTATACCGATCTTTGCAGGAATATGGCTATATTCTAATATTTAAAACTGTGATGAAGGATTGCGATGGCAAAGCTAAAGGAAATGTTGATGCTAATTTGGTCTTACAAGCTATGATAGATTTTAATAAATATAAAAAAGCCGTTCTAGTGACCAGTGATGGAGATTTTTATTGTTTGGCTGATTATTTATATAAAAATAATAAGCTTGAAATTGTTATTAGTCCTAATCAGGGCAAGTGTTCAGTATTGCTTCGCAAATCAGCCAAGGAAAAGATTGTATTCATGAATAATTTAGAGAGTAAATTCTCCTATATAAAGAAAAAGCACCGCTTAAGGACGGAACCTTAA
- a CDS encoding DpnI domain-containing protein yields the protein MNKSHFSLAFDEKIASNYKNASQKVRVLTEQWVDNSIFCPNCGNFSIDKYPNNQPVADFYCLNCREEYELKSKQNTIGTKIVDGAYRTMIERLTSSNNPNFFLLNYDLANLEVVNFLVIPKHFFVPEIIEKRKPLALTARRAGWVGCNIILRNIPQTGKIFFVRDKVIEPKEKVLTDWKKTLFLREEKEISAKGWLLDVMRCVDKLGKKEFTLDEVYAFENELSRLHPENRHIKDKIRQQLQLLRDKDYLHFLGRGKYKVI from the coding sequence ATGAACAAATCACATTTCAGCTTAGCTTTTGATGAAAAAATTGCAAGTAATTATAAAAACGCATCGCAAAAAGTGCGGGTTTTAACGGAACAATGGGTTGATAATTCTATTTTTTGTCCGAATTGCGGAAATTTCAGTATTGATAAATATCCAAACAATCAGCCTGTCGCCGATTTTTACTGCTTAAATTGCCGTGAGGAATATGAATTAAAAAGTAAACAAAATACAATTGGCACAAAAATTGTTGACGGCGCATACCGCACAATGATTGAACGGCTCACGAGCAGTAATAACCCAAATTTTTTCCTGCTAAATTATGATCTAGCGAATCTTGAAGTTGTAAATTTTTTGGTTATTCCTAAGCATTTTTTTGTCCCGGAAATAATAGAAAAGAGAAAGCCGCTTGCATTAACAGCTCGACGTGCAGGCTGGGTCGGTTGCAATATTATTCTTAGAAATATTCCACAAACCGGCAAGATATTTTTTGTTCGCGATAAAGTGATAGAGCCGAAAGAGAAAGTGCTGACTGATTGGAAGAAGACCTTGTTTTTAAGAGAAGAAAAAGAAATATCGGCAAAAGGCTGGTTGCTTGATGTTATGCGATGTGTTGATAAACTCGGTAAAAAAGAATTTACACTTGACGAAGTATATGCTTTTGAAAACGAATTGAGCCGATTGCATCCGGAAAACAGGCATATCAAGGATAAAATTCGCCAGCAATTGCAGTTGTTAAGAGATAAGGATTATTTGCATTTCTTAGGGCGAGGTAAATATAAAGTTATATGA